The following are from one region of the Amia ocellicauda isolate fAmiCal2 chromosome 1, fAmiCal2.hap1, whole genome shotgun sequence genome:
- the LOC136755202 gene encoding membrane-spanning 4-domains subfamily A member 4D, with product MTAPSVVNSRQMTMMMTPTPAPGETQFSNLSQWQSMPNPAVGQAQDNLRRFLKGEPKALGTVQIMIAIMVLLIGVIQLLTPCQIIVVISGIPFWGAIFYIISGSLSVAVNQNSRSHLIAGAIAMNIISSIVASIGIILYALEMVLINQFICQQSSYISNNVLQGVNGVMLVLSLLEFCIAISISAFGCKATCNQSPVSIVIVQQVSTNQLPQAPVQNWAPEPLPQSHSKGPTDLESNYITPLPYDKNQEIYAEVI from the exons ATGACTGCCCCCTCTGTTGTCAACTCCAGGCAGATGACTATGATGATGACACCGACCCCAGCCCCAGGGGAGACTCAGTTCAGCAATCTCTCTCAATGGCAGTCAATGCCTAACCCTGCTGTCGGCCAGGCCCAAGATAATCTGAGGAGGTTCTTGAAAGGAGAGCCAAAAGCCCTGGGa ACTGTCCAGATCATGATTGCAATAATGGTGTTGCTGATCGGTGTGATCCAGCTACTAACACCTTGTCAGATTATAGTTGTAATCAGTGGAATCCCATTCTGGGGAGCTATCTTT TATATCATCTCTGGCTCCCTCTCTGTGGCTGTGAACCAGAACTCTCGCTCACACTTG ATCGCAGGAGCCATTGCCATGAACATCATCAGTAGCATTGTGGCATCCATAGGAATAATCCTCTATGCCTTAGAGAtggttttaattaatcaatttatttGCCAACAATCTTCATACATTTCCAACAATGTATTACAG GGGGTGAATGGGGTGATGCTGGTCCTCTCTCTGCTGGAGTTCTGTATCGCCATCTCCATCTCTGCTTTCGGCTGCAAGGCGACCTGCAATCAGTCACCTGTG TCCATAGTCATTGTCCAGCAAGTCTCCACCAACCAACTACCTCAGGCTCCTGTGCAAAACTGGGCCCCTGAGCCTCTGCCCCAGTCTCACTCCAAGGGCCCCACAGATCTGGAGTCAAACTATATAACCCCACTGCCATATGACAAAAACCAGGAAATATATGCAGAGGTGATCTAG